In Terriglobales bacterium, the following proteins share a genomic window:
- the rimM gene encoding ribosome maturation factor RimM (Essential for efficient processing of 16S rRNA), whose translation MSNNDFVTIARVVKTQGRRGEVAVEMFSDFPERFEDRRRVFALDQKDQRRELQVEDFWPHKDYMVLKFAGIDSISDAETLLKCEIQVPATERTKLEEGWYVSDLIGCVVFDQAREVGTVADVEFGAGEAPVLLVRQGQTEHMIPLAEQYTKLVDTAAKKIQLHLPEGMLEINAPLSSDEKQRQGNE comes from the coding sequence TTGTCGAATAACGATTTCGTCACCATCGCGCGCGTCGTGAAGACGCAGGGCCGGCGCGGCGAAGTGGCCGTCGAGATGTTCAGCGACTTTCCCGAGCGGTTCGAGGATCGTCGCAGGGTTTTTGCGTTGGATCAGAAAGACCAGCGGCGCGAGTTGCAGGTCGAGGACTTCTGGCCACATAAGGACTACATGGTCCTGAAGTTTGCCGGGATTGATTCGATCAGCGATGCGGAAACGCTGCTGAAGTGCGAGATCCAGGTACCAGCCACGGAGCGGACAAAGCTCGAAGAAGGTTGGTATGTGAGCGACCTGATCGGCTGTGTGGTTTTTGACCAGGCACGCGAGGTCGGCACGGTGGCCGACGTGGAGTTTGGCGCTGGAGAGGCGCCGGTGTTGCTGGTTCGCCAGGGCCAAACGGAGCACATGATTCCGTTGGCCGAGCAGTACACGAAGCTGGTGGACACAGCAGCAAAGAAGATTCAGTTGCATCTGCCCGAAGGGATGCTGGAGATTAATGCTCCGCTTTCCTCGGATGAGAAGCAGAGGCAAGGCAACGAATGA